The Aedes aegypti strain LVP_AGWG chromosome 1, AaegL5.0 Primary Assembly, whole genome shotgun sequence sequence AACGCAACTTAAGTATTGCAAGTTACGAATGAGTTGGTTCTGGATAACTATGATCTGTTGTTGTTGTCGTATTTTAAAAATGAAGCTTAGTTAAAATAGTACCTCCAAGAAATAAGGGGAGGGGCAAGGTAGTATCTTTATTTTCTCCCTGGATTTTGAGGATTGTTAACTGAAGAAGAGGAGGCTCAGACAGCCGTAGCGttaaacgcgcaactattcagcaagacaatgctgagggtcgtgggttcgagtcccaccGGATCTTTTTGGgtttaaaattttctcgacttcctagggcatagagtatcttcacaCTTACCGCTCGATAAACatatacaaaaatggtcaattgacaaagaaagctctcaggttaTAActatggaaatgctcataagaacacaagctGAGAATCAGGATCTGTcatagttgggacgtaacgtcaaaaagaagaagaaatcatgaGAAGAATATTATCACAGTTAAAACGTAagtccaaaaaataaaaaagatgaaTTATGTATCTTCCCACCTTTATAGTGAACGTCCTTGTACATAGTTGGACATATTTTTCCCCCTTTTTCCTGTTTATTTCGAAAGTCAATGTTCGTCCGCACGGGACGATGCAGCAGCGGTTGCGGCGGCCGGAAGTTGTTCCCCAGCGGTGCCTTCGGGTGGTCGCTGCCACCCTGCATCAACCTCCGGAATCCGTGAAGCTGTCAGAAAGATATTAAATTCCATTAGTTTTCTCGGATATAGTAAACATCCACATAACAAACCTGCTGCTTGGTGATGTAGATCGGTTTGTTCATCACGATCCACGTGACGGTTTCGTGGCAGGCCGGTGCCGTCGTCGAACCCTCGTACGTCATGTAGTGCTCCGTATCGGGCAGCAGGTCCCGCACCGAGAGTCTCCGCACCGGTGCCGTTGCCCCACCGAATCGTATCCTCTCCAGCTGGTCCGTCAGCATTCGTAGTTCGGGATTCGAGAGGTCACCCAGCTGGACCAGAATGGCCACACCGACGATTCCCTGTGCTCGGAAGACCGCATCGCTGAAGTTGGCGTACAGCTGCGAGTTGTATCCGAAGATCTGAATCTGAAAGAAAGCATGGCTGTCAAAATTCCATCGTGGAATTAGAATCAAGAGTCAAACCTCCGCCGGGAACGTATATCCCTCGACACTGTGCTCCGAACCGAACTGATCATGCAGTCCGTAATGGACGTGAATCTCGTGGAAGCGATACCGATACGAGAGGGGACCTCCCGTCAGGTTCACCGGAACCTGCAGGATCCCACTGGATGGTGCCGTTTCGTTGTTCACCGTGAAGATCACACTGTGACCGGTGTTGGCTATCGATCCACTAATCTAAAGAACCGTTGCATCAGGTTATGATTGGAGCATTTTCGAAATTGATTCAAGTCATACTCACTCGGTGTTTGTCGATGTGTAGCGTTCGTAGGTTGGGGTCGAACAGCAATCGCTGCGGTTCCAGGTTCACCGGGCTCTGGCGGCGGCCTTTGTTGCACAGGGACCATTCCGGGTTGATTAGGCCCCAAAATGCTGGACCTGTCAACCAGAGAGAGAAGAcgattgataaaaaatattctcaaataatttattttgaattcactTCTGGTGATCTATagaacagaatatttttttcttactcAGCGAATGTGAGATTAACAATGGTGCAGCTCAAACAAAACTTTGTTTAAATTCTCAATCCTTAAGTCTCAGAGTTTATAAATAAGATCGtaaaagttttcatttttttttcaatagtaaaccacagacaaacagacgttacaCTTGCAACAAATTCCTTTAAAATCCATTACCCATTTCACACCATCATCTTCTGATCATGTAGTACGAAGTACTGTTTTGAACAACAAGACCAGCAGGAGGCGGTAGTGTGGAACGTCATAGAAAAACGAGGTACGCGCCTTtgattgtgagatttgtaacaatGCGAAATTGAATTAGTCCATGCAGATTTTGCCTGTGTTACGTCTGTGAGTAAACTATACTATACCAATAACCAGTGGTAGATAACCGTGATTAATTTTTAGTTTGCTTTTAAATTTGCCACATCGTGTAACTATAAAAAAGTAGCAGAGCATCAGGTTACAGATGGATCTTGAATGTACTCAAGTCATTTGGTTCGAAATAAGCAATTGCTACAATGGATTTGCATCGGGTTCCAATATGGTTCCCAATGTGTTTCCGAATAGCGTTTATGGTGTTACGAGTTAGGAGATCACCGTTGTGCATAGGGATTTCCAAATAAATCTTACGGGGTTTCCAAATAGTGCTGGGGTCCCCAGCCTGGGGAATACCGATAGgtttacaaatgtttccagtagATCTAAgaggttttcaaaaaatttcaaatgaatttcaGCCATTCCCTTCCAGCGACTGCTTTCGCCAATTTTCAAAGATTCCCAAGGGTTTCCAAGGATCTGTCACATGTTTTTAGGTGATCCTTCATGTCTCTTAACAGTTCCCAAGAATTTCTGGGATTTTCACAGGGCCATTAGGCGCTTCTAAAGTTTATCTCTTTAAATTTCAGGGTTCTTTTCAATGGAGTTCACAAGCGGTTTTCGAGGTTTCAAAGAATTATCAAAGGGTATCGAGAGATTTCtagcgaaagagagagagagccGAGAAGtagtaagacggaccaccttcagtttggcatgaaaatggcggttttcttaaaagttcaccaagcactttccataaacacaagatttttgacattccggagCATTTAGGgtgatatttacatcaaatttttcataacaaatgtcaaaaacaaagtttctgcttgtcgaaattgaatttgatctaaatttaacagatgctcacttaaggatttcggaagggattttttttagaaaaacataacaaattacccgtccatgctttaacaggaatgtgaaatatgcttcggtgaagtgaaatatgaattgtaaatattaagctttgaaattaggccatagttgtgaaaaatgcacaagcggggtaaaaccgaccactgttgactGGGTtagaccgccacccctaatttataccaacTAACTGtataaaccattttaaaagtggtaactacgttgtacattactgttcaagttaaattaaatcaattttgtgaaagatacaagccaaatccgcatatttttccaaaaatatggatGTTTCAAGGTAATAATAAGTATGTATTTAAGTTTTTTGGGATAATTAACCCTAAAAATGATTTAATATCCACattaatcaatgtagaattcataaaacattatactttttagTATCACAGGAAACTGttatattttttcgcaaaattgtgtacgaaaatcgtggtggtcgctcttaccccgtgggtgggcggttttaccccgtcgcttaaaataatcgtgataagacatcactttttcaaaccttcaagatataaatattttttagaaatacaacacctgtgatattttttttatcatgcctAAGGTTTCaaaaaaacgacatgctgcgtcgaaaaagtatttattgattattaattttgacatatgaattaaattgcttaggcggccggtcttaccccgtcttcccctatgaTAAAGAAAAACCTGTTTCCTCGTATAACCATGGAGGAGGGGTATTATTTCACTAACATCCTTAAATAAGTGGCTGCAGtaaacaaagccatgcttaaGATGTCTTGGTTTGATTCCCGAtctgtccaggatcttttcttaatggaaattacctcgacttccctgggaataGACTAATAGAGTATCTTGGTACAGTGACGGCCGAAATCcctacaggctcaaaatccgtacgcTTCATACGAATAGTAGTCGTTTTGTATAGAGTGACCagatttagattcatttctaaggtgtacggatttcgatcccACAGGCTACTGgccacacaatatacaaatgcggaaatggcaacattggcaatgaaagctctcagttaaaaaactgtggaagtgtcctTAGGAACACTAAACTGATATTCAGGCTAGGTCCGAGTGGGGATGTAATACCACGAAAAAGAAGgttgagaagaagaagaagaagaagaagaatatgaagAAGAGGGGTATTTATTTCTTACAACCGCAAGTAAGTGACAGCAGTAATGTTTTATCAAGCAGTGTGGTCCCCAATCTGATTAAAGCAGTCCTCATATGATATTAAGGGTTTTCCATAAGTTTTCATAAGTTGTAGTATTGTAGGTGTCAGAGGGGTTTCAAAGGTTTTCATCTATTCCAGAATAGTTTACAAGTGTTTCTCAAGCTTTTCCAATGAGTTATCAAGGATTTTCAAAGCTTCTCAAAAGTTTTCAAGGAGTTCATAGGAACGAATAATTTAGGATTCGATGGGTTTCTTGAGATTTGTAGGGATTTTCAAAGAGTTTTTATGGCTTCTAAAAACCAATAATCACAGAGGATCCTAAATGACTCGCTGAATTTCCAAAGTTATACATGTGATACAAAGTAATTTCCAGAATATCATCAAGGTATCCTAACTGGTTTTCAAAGGTTGCTTCTTGGATGACTGAGGCTCTATGTTGGTTTAATGTTGGCTAAGCTGTCTTTAAGTTATAAAAAACCCCACCCTAAGGAGTCTCCAAGGAGTTTCGAATagtttccaggaatttttagGAGTTTACAGAAGTTATGGGTTCGTTACTGATTTAGGAAAGTTTCCCCAGATCTTTCAAAGAGTTTCTgaagcattttttaaatttcaaagtgACTTTCAGTTATTTTCAAGTGATGCTTAAAGGTTTTCGGAGATTCTTATAGGGTTTTCTAGaggattttcatgattttttttcaagatctttTTAGCCCTTCTCAAGggttctcagaaattttaaattttgattcgtTGCTATTTTTTAGAGCACATTAAGTTGAACTTTAGctgagatttgcacagctgagatcgcCATTCTGAGTAAAGTATTTTTGAGTAAAGGGATTTTTGATAGTTGCCTGTGGCGAAGCGGTtccaaatagtttttttttaaatattctctCACAAATTTACCGATTAGGGTTCACATGgagtttttttcaatgattttattagGGTCTGCAATAATGAAAGAGATTCTTGAGCTTGTTCGGGAGATTTTCAATCGATGCTACTAAAACTGTgtgtttttgttcaaatttataagttttatTTACTATGTCATGTAATCAGTACAGACAATCGTCAGATTTGTCACCGACtggtgacgaaataaaaaaacatcGTCATCCAATATAATAACTCTGGtaggtcgtcgtctcgtcatcaacgaaagaatgcacATCTAACTTCAaaccaaaatcgtcaacgaccAAATTTTTATTCATTCCTCTTGCTACCCTTACTCACAAGAAGAAGGCGTTTACTCTATATTCGCTTGCTACGCACCAAACAATGCATGCTATCACATAATTGCTTGTATAGGTAAGTGAACCCGTTCTCTACATGATtctctgttggtaagcgcatGGAGTAGACGATccagagatcgtttgttcgattccagatgcgttttattgttttattttagatttatgttttcaaaaaatgctcATAACCTGACGAAGACACGACTCATATTTTTATTCGGCTcagtgctcccgaacgaagattcgcctATAACGAAGGATCGTATTttttcgtcatgacgccgagcctatgtgactggatctctgcggcaaattgtcatccgacgctggttgagtgacaatgacgatgcttctttcagtttcgtcgccgactttttccatttgacggcgaCGGTTGTGTACCctgcatttttaaattttagtttcttatACCCTACAGGATTTCAATGTGATATTATGATGTTTTGTAgtaaattataaaaatgttataaaaccaATAAGACTGCAAGTGATTTGATTGTCTgatattgttttcaaaaatgctcAACTTATTAAGGACATTGATTTAGAAACATTAATTCGTAGCATTCGATTTGATCGATGAGTCAATTTAGAAACATGGTTTCAGGTAAAGTTTGTTCAATGCTTTTTCTACGACGTTTTAGAGGatttaaatatttccaaagattttcaaacGATTAAAGTTATTCGCTTTCAAAATGTTTCCAATAGTTTCCCGAAAGACTTCCAGAGGTCCCAGAAGTTTCCTAGAAATTTTCAACAGTTTCCAGGAATTTCGCAGATGATCCCAGTGGCTTCCTAGGTTTTCCTGTGGATTTTTAGGAAGCTTTCTCAACGTTTCCTAGGGGTTTGAAAGTGTTTTCAGACGGTTTGATTTTGCTTCAAGTGGTACTCAGTGGGTTTCAAAGTACAGACGTTTTAAGTAGCCTTAAAAGAATCCATAGTAGCTCtaaacagtttttcaatggttttctaATGATTAGTATGAGTTTCTAAAGTTATCACTAAAATTCTCATGGTATAGTTTCTCAAATTGTTCTCAAATGATTAGAGAAGCTACAAATGAATCGTTTACATTTATATTGGTTTTACACGACCTTCCAGGAATGCCCAGAGGTTTTAGGTGGTTTCAAGGTGTTCCTACTTAAGAGTTCGCAAGTGGTCTTTTGGAATACTAAAGTATATCTAGGAGGCTTGCCATCTGTGTGATTCCAGAATTTCCCAAtggtttttaaataattcaaaatggGTCCAcagcaaattttcaaattcttccTTTTTTGGAAACTTTCCGAGAGCAATAATGTTCACCAATACGGGTAAAGAGAAGTGTAGAAAAATTAAAAGAGCCAGTTAAAAGGTagcgtaattcggggtgtagttggtCAGAGGAGAAAACAAATTTACAtttaaattatcaaatttaccATCCGCATATGAAATTTGAGTCGTCATTTGAAATAGTTTCACCatacaaaattgatttttttttttgaaaactaagaGGTCCCAAGCAACTTTGTTTTGATATCAAGTACCTTCTAGTACACACCAAGAAATCTCCCATATAAAGATGTCTCCCGTTACATCTACTTTTCCGGAGACATTCCTATACTTTTTCTTCTTACGAACATGTCGGAGTTCTCAGTGAATGCAATAGTGAAAGTATTTGTCAAAACCACTGATCAATTAGTAAACCAACTCATAACATAAAAACACCATTTCATTTAGATTTATATagataggggaattcggggtaaaacagacaccctaagcttattgataaaatttgtgtactttcgtTTGTTAAACGAACcgaaaattgttgtagaatcacatattggttataaatctatcaatccttgcgatcGTTGGATGATACATTaaggttatatagtgatttaaatcaaattaatatttcatcatttttaggtgagacaattgaaagtgcgggtaagatcgacacatccactttgagtagaattcatacgttgtgaacatcaccatcacattgCATATTTAAAATAATCCTTTAAACATGGCTCTCGACATTTATGACCCCTTCCTCCAAAgaattattcacatattacgtaaattaatGAGGAAAGGCCGAAGATCcaccaaaaatatgtaaaaatttcaaatgtcccatgctaagattagggtgaatacacatggatatgattaatttgtgttcatggaaGGCTTACAAATATTAAGTTGTAGCGAATGatttgttatgaaaataaatactgttttatttgaaaaaaaaaaacacttttctgtaattatttttagctaataaaaactgtcgaacctcattgtttataaataaacaataagataaattatgtgaaaatatttcaaattatattaattctgcaattttaaatgagaaaaatttcttcaagcttcatcaaataagttgaaacgtgataacatagaaatatttgtttaatacttaatgataacttgtggcaagtcatatagtgtcatattttacatgttaacaagttcgccatccgtgaacttcacaggaattcgaaaataaagactcacataaaccACAGAGATGGTTTTCCGATTACAAAGATTCcctgaagttagattatgaagcaaaaaGAGGTGTCGaatttaccccaaatgaaagtgtcgatcttacctcgagtggacatttatttttaatagcgttttcagctgtcgaaaaaccaaaaattaatttctccttcatgtgttatcaacgtaataatagtaaatgatgatgtagatgcagaacaaataatgacattttaaaaatttctcatgCGAATAGTTAAAGATTTACAGCGAAATGTTGCAACTGCTGgtgcttctatgttatccaatatgattttgttgtttattttggcagtttattggtagcgtcagttgtaatgtcattcgaaacacaacattCCACTAAttaagatagagcgtggtggaaactgcatgaaaatctgctcaaaacatgaaaaatcaaaggatgtcgagcttacccacagtgtcggtttaaccctgatttcccctacttGAAAGATTCTCTTTCTCGCAGATTTTTGAGCAAAAATGAAAATACATAGGGTGCAGAGCATCCATGATTCACTCTGTcatgggtttttttttctcggccgaatcgtctgaaattttgcaataagaagcacttcaatacgacgcatatcgaggccaaatatgaactcagaagcattcaaaaaaaaaaatcaatttttatgtttgaaaaataattttcttcatTGCTGCaacattttgtcgaaatttaaaCAACCTACCGTTTTATCTCAAATAACGAACACAGACATATTCTGAGGAGTTTTACGAAGAGGTGGAGTGTATCTGTGGTTTTTCTCAAGGGTATCCATAGGGATGGCGGGAATCGAtgtttgacgccattttggaatgtAGCTCACCTATTTGTTCACGAATCGAAATTACATACCTATTTTGAACATGATATGCATCAAAGTGGCCAACAGGAACATTGAGAATAACAGGATAGATGACTGCACCATACTTTTTCTTGCATATTTGTTTTCATAGACTTCAAATTTAGTAAAAGATCTTACTAATCTCAAATCAAATCATAATATATTAGGAGATTATTCTACAAGAAAAACTTAAGAACAGTAAAAAACTTGTTAGTAATCCTCTTGGATTTTCGTCTTCTTCTCATCAGcctcgttccaaaaatacccatattgtgtgggtttcaagtgattttcacaaaccggaagtcgccatcttgctTATCGAAATGGCTTCATACATCTGCTTTCGTCATAAACTCATgtgtcccgttccaaaaatacccatatttcatGGGATTCATGTGATTTCCACAATCCGGAAGTCGCAATCTAAGATTCCAAAATTGCGTTAGGCATCGATATCCGTCATGTTTCAAGAATCCAATTCCAAAAGTATCCATATTACGTAGGTTTAGAATCAtttgtacactcccgtgcataagtttgggttcaccccctaaaaaacatacaaaaggtTCAGTCCATGTGTCTgagattacacgtccaattgaaactctctaagccgcattcgaaaggcaaagagttattcatacttcgtatgtatttttccaaaaacattttttgaattttatttactaaatttttacttgaagttgtgacatttaacaaaaaacacactaaaaaaacatttgtaatttcctcagcattggatcgatcaaagttttaaaacaaggtgtcattagaatcgtaatcttatattctctgaagagcgctcacgaattttttgcggaaaaatctgaaaactattcaaaatcaatcaaaaagtcattcaagtcatcgtacAAAAGTTAAAAgtacccctcagtatggtgtatcgtgcaaaatttgggtacacctgaacttacttaaaacacgaaaaatctatgaaatctcaaaccaattaTGTACGTGCCAT is a genomic window containing:
- the LOC5564829 gene encoding carbonic anhydrase-related protein 10, producing the protein MGLVNYATVLALLHLLHIPVISAVSWEEWWTYDGISGPAFWGLINPEWSLCNKGRRQSPVNLEPQRLLFDPNLRTLHIDKHRISGSIANTGHSVIFTVNNETAPSSGILQVPVNLTGGPLSYRYRFHEIHVHYGLHDQFGSEHSVEGYTFPAEIQIFGYNSQLYANFSDAVFRAQGIVGVAILVQLGDLSNPELRMLTDQLERIRFGGATAPVRRLSVRDLLPDTEHYMTYEGSTTAPACHETVTWIVMNKPIYITKQQLHGFRRLMQGGSDHPKAPLGNNFRPPQPLLHRPVRTNIDFRNKQEKGGKICPTMYKDVHYKANSWKHN